One genomic window of Coffea eugenioides isolate CCC68of chromosome 1, Ceug_1.0, whole genome shotgun sequence includes the following:
- the LOC113780562 gene encoding probable N-acetyltransferase HLS1-like produces MAFEKIKIRSYDWEIDKVRVEDLERGCEVGPAEHVFLFTDTMGDPISRIRNSPMYNMLVAELNDEIIGVIQGSIKVVTLHTSPKNHLAKVGYILGLRVAPRHRRKGIALSLVHHMEEWFISHQVEYAYMATEKDNQASINLFVNKLGYLEFRTPVILVHPVYNRSFRLSSSVEIMKLKVDQAEFLYRKFMSSTEFFPHDINRVLRNKLSLGTWVAYFRRGDHESPSGGFGLDGGIPNSWAMMSVWRSTEVIKLRVGKPTLSCMFYAKSSRMLESVLPCFRVPSLPDFSENPFGFYFIYGFHREGPSSGKLVRTLCRFVHNLARESDGKDECKVIVTEVGGCDELKLHIPHWKLLSCPEDLWCIKALKFYEDAKTTLGNEAPPPKSNPLFVDPREV; encoded by the exons ATGGCATTTGAGAAGATTAAGATAAGAAGCTATGACTGGGAAATTGATAAAGTTAGGGTCGAAGATCTTGAAAGAGGATGCGAGGTAGGGCCAGCAGAACATGTTTTCCTCTTCACGGATACTATGGGAGACCCCATCTCTAGAATCCGCAATAGTCCGATGTACAACATGCTG GTGGCCGAGTTGAACGATGAGATAATTGGTGTGATTCAAGGCTCCATCAAGGTTGTTACGCTTCATACGTCTCCAAAGAATCATCTGGCCAAGGTGGGCTATATCTTGGGCTTGAGGGTGGCGCCGCGCCACAGACGAAAAGGGATAGCTCTAAGCCTTGTGCATCACATGGAGGAATGGTTCATCAGCCATCAGGTCGAGTATGCATACATGGCCACGGAGAAAGACAACCAAGCCTCCATCAACCTCTTCGTCAATAAACTCGGCTACCTCGAGTTCAGAACCCCAGTTATCCTCGTCCACCCGGTGTACAACCGTTCCTTCCGTTTATCATCGAGTGTTGAGATAATGAAGTTAAAGGTCGACCAGGCCGAGTTTCTTTACCGCAAGTTCATGAGTTCGACTGAATTCTTCCCCCACGACATCAACAGAGTACTGAGAAACAAGCTGAGCTTGGGCACGTGGGTGGCCTACTTTCGTCGAGGTGATCACGAGTCGCCCAGCGGGGGGTTCGGATTGGACGGAGGAATTCCAAATAGCTGGGCAATGATGAGTGTATGGAGAAGCACGGAAGTCATAAAGCTGAGGGTAGGAAAACCAACCTTGTCCTGCATGTTTTATGCGAAGAGCTCAAGAATGCTGGAAAGTGTGCTCCCATGCTTTAGAGTGCCGTCACTTCCTGATTTCTCCGAAAATCCCTTTGGGTTTTACTTCATTTACGGATTTCACCGTGAAGGGCCTTCGTCGGGGAAGCTGGTCCGGACGCTCTGCAGATTCGTGCACAATTTGGCTAGGGAGTCTGATGGGAAGGACGAGTGCAAGGTGATTGTGACGGAAGTTGGAGGCTGCGATGAGCTGAAGCTTCACATCCCGCATTGGAAGTTACTGTCTTGTCCTGAAGATTTGTGGTGCATAAAAGCCTTGAAATTTTATGAAGACGCAAAAACCACCCTCGGCAATGAAGCCCCACCACCAAAATCAAATCCTCTTTTTGTAGACCCGAGAGAGGTCTGA